The following coding sequences are from one Roseburia hominis A2-183 window:
- the pheS gene encoding phenylalanine--tRNA ligase subunit alpha, whose product MKEKLQQIREKAIAEIEGSDGLDRLNEVRQAVLGKKGELTAVLKGMKDVAPEDRPKVGQWVNDTRTAIETIMEEKMKKLEAEALRKRYEAEKIDVTMPAVKHEKGNLHPVTQVRNQLIDIFASMGFEVYEGTEIETDYYNFTALNTPQDHPARDMQDTFYLSPEFLLRTQTSAGQIHVMEAKKPPIKIISPGKVFRSDDDATHSPMFTQMEGLVVDKGITLCDLKGMLDELVKKIFGKETTTRLRPSYFPFTEPSVEVDVSCFQCGGCGCKLCKGTGWIEVLGAGVVNNKVLEGCGIDTNEYSGFAFGIGIERIAMLKYGINNIKLLFESDLRVLKQIDD is encoded by the coding sequence ATGAAAGAAAAATTGCAGCAGATCAGAGAAAAAGCAATAGCAGAGATTGAAGGGTCTGATGGATTAGACCGCCTGAATGAAGTCCGCCAGGCAGTGCTTGGAAAAAAGGGTGAACTTACTGCGGTGTTAAAGGGAATGAAAGACGTAGCGCCGGAAGACCGCCCGAAGGTCGGACAGTGGGTCAACGACACCCGCACCGCCATTGAGACGATCATGGAAGAGAAGATGAAAAAACTGGAGGCTGAGGCGCTCCGGAAGAGATATGAGGCGGAGAAGATCGACGTCACAATGCCGGCAGTAAAACACGAAAAGGGCAATCTGCATCCGGTCACACAGGTGCGCAACCAGCTCATTGACATTTTTGCATCCATGGGATTTGAAGTGTACGAGGGAACCGAGATTGAGACCGACTACTATAACTTCACAGCGTTAAACACACCGCAGGATCATCCGGCGAGAGATATGCAGGATACATTTTACCTGTCACCGGAATTTTTACTCCGCACCCAGACATCTGCCGGACAGATTCATGTGATGGAGGCGAAGAAACCGCCGATCAAGATCATCTCCCCGGGCAAGGTGTTCCGTTCCGATGACGACGCGACACATTCTCCGATGTTCACCCAGATGGAGGGTCTTGTGGTAGACAAGGGAATTACCCTCTGCGATTTAAAGGGAATGTTAGATGAGCTTGTGAAGAAGATTTTCGGAAAAGAGACGACAACGCGTCTACGCCCGTCCTACTTCCCGTTCACGGAGCCGTCCGTCGAGGTAGATGTAAGCTGCTTCCAGTGCGGCGGATGCGGCTGTAAGCTCTGCAAGGGAACCGGCTGGATCGAAGTGCTCGGAGCCGGCGTCGTCAACAATAAAGTTCTGGAAGGATGCGGCATTGATACGAATGAGTACAGCGGTTTTGCGTTCGGTATCGGTATTGAGCGAATTGCCATGTTAAAATACGGCATTAACAATATCAAGCTGCTGTTTGAGTCAGATCTTCGCGTATTAAAGCAGATTGACGATTAA
- a CDS encoding YihY/virulence factor BrkB family protein encodes MIWKLIGNVKSFLDKCKRDKINAYSAQSAFFIILSIIPFLMVFSSLLQYTSVTESMLLEIIRHLMPEYVSPFLISLVDEVYSRSMGIISITAIIAIWSAAKGVQYMTDGLNSVNDLEETRNWFVLRFWAVVYTVVFLVAIVFTLLVLVFGNQLKVLATQYVPILEHASRVLAHFRGLVMLALLIAFFDVIFTALPNRKLSFRGQLPGAVICGVAWYVFSFGLSVYVDYFNGFSMYGSLTTIALIMLWLYFCMYIMMMSAEVNVVFNAYFRKWWKRFKTSRNKKA; translated from the coding sequence ATGATCTGGAAGCTTATTGGTAATGTCAAATCCTTTCTTGATAAATGCAAGAGGGATAAGATCAATGCCTATTCGGCGCAGTCGGCGTTTTTTATTATCTTATCCATCATTCCGTTTCTGATGGTGTTCTCGTCTCTGCTGCAATATACATCGGTGACAGAGTCCATGCTGCTTGAGATCATCCGTCATCTGATGCCGGAGTATGTCTCTCCGTTTCTGATATCGCTCGTGGATGAGGTGTACAGCAGATCCATGGGAATTATCTCAATCACGGCGATCATCGCGATCTGGTCAGCGGCCAAGGGCGTCCAGTACATGACGGACGGACTGAACTCGGTCAATGATCTGGAGGAGACGAGGAACTGGTTTGTGCTCAGATTCTGGGCGGTCGTCTATACGGTGGTTTTTCTGGTGGCGATTGTTTTTACCCTGCTGGTTCTGGTGTTCGGAAACCAGTTAAAGGTACTTGCCACACAGTACGTTCCGATTTTAGAGCATGCCTCGCGGGTGCTGGCACATTTCCGCGGGCTTGTGATGCTGGCGCTTTTGATTGCATTTTTCGATGTAATCTTTACGGCGCTGCCGAACCGGAAGCTTTCCTTCCGCGGGCAGCTGCCGGGGGCTGTGATCTGCGGGGTAGCGTGGTATGTCTTTTCCTTCGGACTGTCTGTCTACGTGGACTATTTTAACGGTTTTTCCATGTACGGCAGCCTGACGACTATTGCCTTGATTATGCTGTGGCTTTACTTCTGCATGTACATCATGATGATGTCCGCCGAGGTAAATGTGGTGTTCAACGCTTACTTCCGCAAATGGTGGAAGCGCTTTAAAACCAGCAGGAATAAAAAAGCTTGA
- a CDS encoding SpoIID/LytB domain-containing protein, whose protein sequence is MGKRTKKRGVKAYIAIVCLVLLLAAGALASGYRDRQLREQETLPEEWVELAEIKEELSFGVYGQEDWNSFFETFSGDRLTGEILGELLAKLQLSDYIEIPVMRESQKVSREDWNYVYGQILDLLDMEYAVTKTEFLVVDVMEAENQNVIMTNKGDFCTVLPASYFKQWNGYEGYCVENRCIGVAGTLKKEFTLDNTYLTDCTKDSVDFLYAGAVYHKETASLTEGVSPCVCDIVLADGELTALRVKQETIEGELLSYDDETIEIKGYGKLCHTGKLPVYQTYGEVSEKSISDVTLGNMNVEYVTGEKQVCAILIREPAVIREIRVLLLGDDGTKCRQSVYLKCTSDAAVTWQGETTHVAAQTLIAASDQMTGDTQGTFTVTPEQEGCVVICDADGAEISNGYGGSMEVRCMGDGYTLVNSLPLERYLQDVVPSEMPASYEPEALKAQAVCARSYACIQLLRGDLAEYGAHIDDSTAYQVYNRVTDADAAREAVIATQGEVLSYQGNIVEAYYFSTSMGYTAAADVWNVEDPAEYGYLTPACLLTDGKMQDLSGEEAFLAYIQSPADGYDSDCRYFRWRAEADYHGKTDEVNSILLERRKSSPKNIIFYQDGQTTEIQNSDAASVAALGEVTGMSAAERGSSGALLALKITYEKGSALVRTEYNIRKVLGICTAKLTCADGAEQTDVTMLPSAFFAITKQEDGGMVLYGGGYGHGLGMSQNAANGMAKAGMNYEEILQYFYNDVKLETMK, encoded by the coding sequence ATGGGAAAGAGAACAAAAAAGAGAGGCGTAAAGGCATACATCGCCATCGTATGTCTGGTGCTTTTGCTTGCGGCGGGTGCGCTTGCGTCTGGATATCGGGACAGACAGTTAAGGGAGCAGGAAACATTGCCCGAAGAGTGGGTGGAACTTGCGGAAATAAAAGAAGAACTCTCCTTTGGAGTATACGGGCAGGAAGACTGGAATTCCTTTTTTGAGACGTTTTCAGGAGACAGGCTGACCGGGGAAATACTGGGAGAACTGCTCGCAAAGCTGCAGCTGTCCGATTACATAGAGATCCCCGTCATGAGGGAATCGCAGAAAGTGTCAAGGGAAGACTGGAATTACGTCTACGGTCAGATTCTGGATCTGCTCGATATGGAATATGCCGTGACGAAAACGGAGTTTCTGGTTGTGGATGTCATGGAGGCGGAGAACCAGAATGTGATTATGACGAATAAGGGAGATTTTTGCACGGTGCTTCCAGCTTCATATTTTAAGCAGTGGAACGGATATGAGGGCTACTGCGTGGAAAACCGGTGCATCGGAGTCGCGGGAACGCTGAAGAAGGAATTTACGCTGGACAACACATATCTTACGGACTGCACCAAAGACAGCGTGGATTTTCTGTATGCGGGCGCGGTGTACCACAAGGAGACGGCGTCCCTGACAGAGGGCGTTTCCCCCTGTGTATGCGATATTGTGCTGGCGGACGGGGAACTTACGGCACTGCGTGTAAAGCAGGAGACCATCGAGGGAGAACTGTTGTCCTATGACGATGAGACCATCGAGATCAAAGGATACGGGAAGCTTTGCCATACCGGAAAACTGCCAGTGTACCAGACCTATGGGGAAGTGTCGGAAAAATCCATTTCCGATGTGACCCTCGGCAATATGAACGTGGAGTATGTGACGGGGGAGAAGCAGGTCTGCGCCATTTTAATCCGCGAGCCGGCTGTCATCCGCGAAATCCGTGTGCTGCTCCTGGGGGATGACGGAACAAAATGCCGGCAGTCCGTCTATCTGAAATGTACGTCAGACGCAGCGGTCACCTGGCAGGGAGAGACAACACATGTGGCAGCGCAGACGCTGATTGCTGCATCCGATCAGATGACAGGAGATACACAGGGAACATTTACGGTGACGCCGGAGCAGGAGGGCTGTGTGGTGATCTGCGATGCAGATGGCGCAGAGATTTCCAATGGCTACGGGGGCAGCATGGAAGTGCGGTGCATGGGAGACGGCTATACGCTGGTCAACAGTCTGCCGCTGGAACGGTATCTGCAGGACGTCGTTCCGAGTGAAATGCCGGCATCCTATGAACCGGAGGCATTGAAAGCACAGGCGGTCTGCGCGCGCAGCTATGCCTGTATCCAGCTGCTTCGGGGCGATCTGGCGGAATACGGCGCACATATTGATGACAGCACCGCGTATCAGGTATACAACCGGGTGACGGACGCGGACGCAGCCAGGGAGGCGGTAATCGCCACACAGGGGGAAGTGCTGTCCTATCAGGGAAACATCGTGGAGGCGTATTATTTTTCCACGTCGATGGGATACACCGCCGCAGCCGATGTGTGGAATGTGGAAGATCCGGCGGAATACGGCTATCTGACACCGGCGTGTCTCCTTACGGATGGAAAGATGCAGGATCTCTCCGGGGAGGAGGCGTTTCTTGCTTATATTCAGAGTCCCGCAGATGGATACGACAGTGACTGCCGGTATTTCCGCTGGAGAGCGGAGGCGGATTACCATGGGAAAACAGATGAAGTGAATTCCATACTGCTGGAACGGCGGAAGAGTTCGCCAAAGAATATAATCTTTTATCAGGACGGTCAGACTACGGAAATACAGAATTCCGATGCGGCATCAGTGGCGGCACTGGGGGAGGTGACCGGCATGAGCGCGGCGGAGCGCGGCAGCTCCGGTGCACTGCTTGCCTTAAAGATCACGTATGAGAAGGGAAGCGCCCTTGTGCGGACGGAGTATAATATCCGAAAAGTTCTGGGGATCTGTACCGCAAAACTGACATGCGCAGACGGCGCGGAACAGACGGATGTGACGATGCTGCCGAGTGCGTTTTTTGCCATAACGAAACAGGAGGACGGCGGCATGGTTTTATACGGAGGCGGCTACGGGCATGGACTCGGCATGAGCCAGAATGCGGCGAATGGAATGGCGAAGGCAGGAATGAATTACGAAGAGATCTTGCAATATTTTTATAATGACGTTAAACTGGAAACCATGAAATAA
- a CDS encoding TIGR00266 family protein — translation MRYSIEGEPLPVVICNLEQGEVMITESGAMSWMSPNMKMETTGGGIGKMFGRALSGESIFLNRYTAMNGNGMIAFASSFPGSIRAFDIVPGQDLIVQKSAFLAAVSSVDLSVFFQQRIGSGLFGGEGFIMQKLSGSGTAFLEFDGYIKEYELASGQQIVVDTGYLAAMTGSCKIEVKTVPGVKNMLFGGEGIFNTVITGPGRVWLQSMPIAQMANTLRPYFPSNNH, via the coding sequence ATGAGATATTCGATTGAGGGAGAACCGCTTCCGGTTGTAATCTGCAATCTGGAGCAGGGAGAGGTAATGATTACAGAGAGTGGTGCCATGTCGTGGATGTCCCCGAACATGAAAATGGAGACAACTGGTGGCGGCATCGGCAAGATGTTTGGAAGAGCGCTTTCGGGGGAAAGCATTTTCTTAAACCGCTACACGGCAATGAACGGGAATGGGATGATCGCGTTTGCATCGTCGTTCCCGGGATCAATCCGGGCGTTTGATATTGTACCGGGACAGGATTTGATCGTGCAGAAATCGGCATTTCTTGCTGCTGTATCCAGCGTGGATCTGTCCGTGTTCTTTCAGCAGAGAATCGGGAGCGGACTTTTCGGAGGAGAGGGATTTATTATGCAGAAGCTTTCCGGAAGTGGAACCGCATTTCTGGAATTTGATGGTTATATTAAAGAATATGAACTTGCATCCGGACAGCAGATTGTCGTGGACACGGGTTACCTTGCGGCAATGACAGGATCCTGTAAGATCGAAGTGAAGACGGTACCGGGAGTGAAGAATATGCTTTTCGGAGGAGAGGGTATTTTTAATACCGTGATTACGGGACCGGGAAGAGTGTGGCTGCAGAGCATGCCGATTGCGCAGATGGCAAATACGCTGCGTCCGTATTTCCCGAGCAATAATCATTAA
- a CDS encoding cytidine deaminase, with translation MDLNIELLAKKAIEAKEHAYVPYSHFRVGAALLTADGKIYTGCNIENAAYTPTNCAERTAFFKAVSEGERDFTAIAISGDADDYLYPCGVCRQVMSEFCKADTFQIILVKEDGTYKIFTLEELLPGAFTETELKKGQRM, from the coding sequence ATGGATCTGAATATAGAGTTGCTGGCAAAAAAGGCAATCGAGGCAAAGGAACATGCGTATGTACCATATTCCCATTTCAGGGTAGGTGCGGCGCTTCTTACTGCAGATGGTAAGATTTATACGGGATGCAACATCGAAAATGCCGCGTACACACCGACGAACTGTGCGGAGCGGACGGCGTTTTTCAAGGCGGTATCCGAAGGGGAGCGTGATTTTACGGCAATCGCCATCAGCGGTGACGCGGACGATTATCTGTATCCGTGCGGCGTGTGCAGACAGGTAATGTCGGAGTTCTGCAAGGCGGATACGTTTCAGATCATCCTGGTAAAGGAGGACGGAACATATAAGATTTTTACCTTGGAGGAGCTTCTGCCGGGCGCTTTTACCGAGACAGAGCTGAAAAAAGGACAGCGGATGTAG